A single genomic interval of Mustelus asterias chromosome 25, sMusAst1.hap1.1, whole genome shotgun sequence harbors:
- the mrpl16 gene encoding large ribosomal subunit protein uL16m, which yields MAFLVQSLGLVRPGITNSGPYQNYIKILTVGLKTYERPPCYDDVIIPEKPKLKFFNKVPNYKKPRRWMKRLGDIRGPATRATAFTKGQYGIVAFGGGYLHWGHFEMMRLTINRRMDPKTMFACWRVNAPYKPITRKGLGQRMGGGKGAIDHYVTPVKYGRIIMEFGGKCAFEEVEPFLSEVAKKLPFPAKAVSKKHLEELMKEDEQKAKNNQNPWTFERIATMNMMGIRKVLSPFDLKFHGKFFGKSRLPNRV from the exons ATGGCCTTTCTAGTCCAGAGCCTGGGCCTTGTGCGCCCGGGAATCACCAACTCGG GCCCTTATCAGAATTATATTAAGATTCTCACTGTTGGACTAAAGACATATGAGCGTCCTCCCTGTTATGATG ATGTGATCATTCCAGAGAAGCCAAAGCTGAAATTCTTTAATAAAGTCCCCAACTATAAGAAGCCCAGGCGCTGGATGAAAAGACTGGGAGACATCCGCGGACCAGCAACACGGGCTACTGCATTCACCAAGGGACAGTATGGCATTGTA GCTTTCGGGGGTGGTTATCTTCACTGGGGTCACTTTGAAATGATGCGCCTCACCATTAACCGACGGATGGATCCCAAAACCATGTTTGCTTGCTGGCGTGTAAATGCTCCATATAAACCCATCACACGCAAAGGATTAGGCCAGAGAATGGGTGGTGGCAAAGGAGCCATCGATCACTATGTCACTCCAGTTAAGTATGGCCGGATTATAATGGAGTTTGGAGGAAAGTGTGCATTTGAGGAGGTGGAGCCTTTTCTATCAGAAGTTGCCAAGAAACTGCCATTTCCTGCCAAGGCAGTCAGCAAGAAACATTTGGAGGAGCTGATGAAGGAAGATGAACAGAAGGCCAAAAACAATCAGAATCCCTGGACGTTTGAAAGAATTGCAACCATGAACATGATGGGAATTCGCAAAGTGTTGAGCCCATTTGACTTAAAATTTCACGGCAAATTCTTCGGAAAATCACGCCTTCCTAATCGTGTGTGA